The proteins below come from a single Streptococcus canis genomic window:
- a CDS encoding ABC transporter permease: MSRFIKALFVKIRRKKTSYVTFILLPILTTLLALSLSFSGNSQAKIGILDKDHSQISKQFIAQLKQTKKYDIFTKLEEEHIDNYLQDKSLEAVLTIDKGFSEKVLTGKAQELKLRSIAKSEITEWFKAQANYLLENYNIMGDVAAGNQKTFDQILKKNKSLYYQVNQVTLADRSRSKSVSSTTTGFLLILMLGSTSVIYSGILTDKSSHIYNRLVLSTLSRFQYMLSYVCVGLVAFAIQLVIMLGLLKAFNVSFYIPMQMLLLVFFLFSLLAIGFGLLIGAVTQNTQQSSQLANLIVMPTSMLAGCLWPLSITPSYMQAIGKLLPQNWVLSAITTFQSGGGLSEAWPYLLALLATAATFIILSSLLLKPAQS, encoded by the coding sequence ATGAGTCGTTTTATAAAAGCGTTATTTGTTAAAATACGACGGAAAAAAACCAGTTATGTGACCTTCATCTTGTTGCCTATTTTAACCACTTTATTGGCTCTCTCTTTGAGTTTTTCAGGCAACAGCCAAGCTAAAATTGGTATTTTGGATAAGGACCATAGCCAGATTTCAAAGCAATTTATTGCCCAACTTAAACAAACTAAAAAGTATGACATCTTCACTAAATTAGAAGAAGAACACATTGATAATTACCTTCAGGATAAATCTTTAGAGGCTGTGCTCACTATTGATAAAGGGTTCTCAGAGAAAGTGTTGACAGGTAAGGCGCAAGAACTCAAACTTCGCTCTATTGCTAAGAGCGAGATCACAGAATGGTTTAAAGCGCAAGCCAATTACCTTTTAGAAAATTACAATATTATGGGGGATGTGGCTGCTGGGAATCAAAAAACCTTTGATCAGATTCTGAAGAAAAACAAGAGTCTATATTATCAGGTTAACCAAGTAACTTTGGCAGACCGCTCACGTAGTAAATCCGTGTCCTCCACTACAACAGGCTTTTTATTGATTTTGATGTTAGGAAGTACCAGTGTGATTTACAGCGGTATTTTAACAGACAAGTCCAGTCATATCTATAACCGCTTGGTCTTGTCAACATTATCCCGCTTTCAATACATGCTTAGTTATGTTTGCGTGGGTCTTGTTGCCTTTGCCATCCAACTTGTGATTATGCTCGGCTTATTGAAAGCATTTAATGTTAGTTTTTACATCCCAATGCAGATGCTCTTATTAGTTTTCTTCCTCTTTAGTTTATTGGCAATAGGTTTTGGCTTATTGATTGGTGCCGTAACACAAAATACTCAACAAAGTAGTCAGTTGGCTAACCTCATTGTGATGCCAACGTCAATGTTAGCAGGGTGTTTGTGGCCTTTATCTATTACCCCTTCTTACATGCAAGCTATCGGAAAATTATTACCGCAAAATTGGGTTTTATCAGCGATAACGACCTTTCAGAGTGGTGGTGGTTTATCAGAAGCTTGGCCTTACTTGTTGGCCTTGTTGGCAACTGCAGCAACCTTTATAATCCTTTCTAGTTTATTATTAAAACCTGCCCAATCATAA
- a CDS encoding SagG family ABC transporter permease subunit, protein MVLLHLIKKESLQIFRNRTALLMMVVFPIVMIVILSFAFKSSFNTATTVPKLTVRYQLEGEKTDYQKNFLAFLKVLNKELKLEAKPSKSLEADKKKVSEGALTATLEVKKNQSIKVTTNAINQQNADLINMLVTNYVDNAKTYDSIADLYPQRLAEIKKRKVDFVKVSSVQTSKGMTSADYYAISMFTMITFYSIMSAMNLVLSDRQQRTTNRIHLTGVSPSLLVFGKLIGAMLATTVQLGILYIFTRFVLRVNWGTNDWQIIGVTASLIYLSVAIGIGMATSISNESFLTVASNAVIPIFAFLGGSYVPLATLNSPLINQLSNISPIKWVNDSLFYLIFGGQNNPIPVTLMVNISLGTVFILLALIGMRKQVTT, encoded by the coding sequence ATGGTTTTATTACATTTAATCAAAAAAGAAAGTTTGCAGATTTTTCGAAATCGAACAGCCTTATTGATGATGGTGGTTTTTCCAATTGTGATGATTGTGATTTTAAGTTTTGCCTTTAAATCCAGTTTTAACACAGCGACGACAGTTCCTAAATTAACGGTGCGTTATCAATTGGAAGGGGAGAAGACGGATTATCAGAAGAACTTTCTTGCCTTCTTAAAGGTTTTAAATAAGGAATTGAAACTAGAAGCTAAACCTAGCAAGTCGCTTGAAGCGGACAAAAAGAAGGTTAGTGAAGGAGCATTGACTGCCACTTTAGAGGTGAAGAAAAACCAAAGCATTAAGGTAACCACCAATGCGATTAACCAGCAGAATGCTGACTTGATTAACATGCTGGTGACCAATTATGTGGATAATGCTAAGACCTATGACTCAATAGCTGACCTTTATCCTCAACGATTAGCAGAGATAAAAAAACGCAAAGTGGATTTTGTTAAAGTAAGTTCTGTTCAGACCAGCAAAGGAATGACTTCGGCTGATTATTATGCCATTTCCATGTTTACCATGATTACCTTTTATAGCATCATGTCAGCGATGAATCTTGTCTTATCCGACCGGCAACAGCGCACCACTAATCGTATTCACCTCACAGGTGTTTCGCCTAGCCTTCTTGTTTTTGGAAAATTGATAGGAGCCATGTTGGCGACGACAGTCCAGTTGGGCATTCTTTATATCTTTACGAGGTTTGTTTTGCGAGTTAATTGGGGAACCAATGACTGGCAAATTATTGGAGTAACAGCTTCTTTGATTTACCTGTCTGTGGCTATTGGTATCGGAATGGCTACTAGTATTAGCAATGAATCTTTCTTGACGGTGGCTTCAAATGCAGTTATTCCTATCTTCGCCTTTTTGGGAGGAAGCTACGTTCCTTTAGCAACTCTAAATAGTCCTTTGATTAATCAATTGTCCAATATTTCTCCCATCAAGTGGGTTAATGATAGTTTGTTTTACCTTATTTTTGGAGGGCAGAACAATCCAATCCCAGTGACCTTGATGGTTAATATTAGTCTTGGAACAGTCTTTATTCTACTCGCTTTAATAGGAATGAGAAAGCAGGTGACCACATGA